A single region of the Halobacterium wangiae genome encodes:
- a CDS encoding LLM class flavin-dependent oxidoreductase: protein MSDRLHLNLFTMNAVEHVSVGSWRLPGDQSHRYSDLEYWTDVARTAERGGFDAVFFADVRGIYDVYGDDRDTAVEKAVQTPSNDPAYLVPAMAEVTDDLGFAITKSTSYNHPYQLAREFSTLDHLTDGRVAFNVVTSYLESAAANLGFEERMDHDERYDRADEFMDVAYALWEHSWDDDAVRRDRENATYADPERVHAVDHEGEHFDVPGPHGAEPSPQRTPVLYQAGSSDRGREFAAKHAEAVFVSQPSADAVRDYVDDLRERATAHGRDPEDLAFFPGIVPIVGETAAIAEAKHDAYRDAIDTEGVLALLSGFVDVDLSALDADQKLEHIETEAIQGVVNAFTANDDRDWTVREVAEFAGLGTTSPVVVGTPEQVADEFEQWFDEVGVDGFNVKEVARPGSLRDFVDLVVPELRERDLLADSPAGETLRERTFGRRGLPGGHPGRE, encoded by the coding sequence ATGAGCGACCGGCTCCACCTCAACCTCTTCACGATGAACGCCGTGGAGCACGTCTCCGTCGGGTCCTGGCGACTCCCTGGCGACCAGTCTCACCGCTACAGCGACCTGGAGTACTGGACCGACGTGGCACGGACCGCCGAACGCGGCGGCTTCGACGCCGTGTTCTTCGCGGACGTCCGCGGCATCTACGACGTCTACGGCGACGACAGGGACACCGCCGTCGAGAAGGCCGTGCAGACGCCCTCGAACGACCCCGCGTACCTCGTGCCCGCGATGGCCGAGGTCACCGACGACCTCGGGTTCGCCATCACGAAGTCCACCTCCTACAACCACCCCTACCAGCTCGCCCGCGAGTTCTCCACGCTCGACCACCTCACGGACGGCCGCGTCGCGTTCAACGTCGTCACCTCCTACCTGGAGTCCGCGGCGGCGAACCTCGGCTTCGAGGAGCGCATGGACCACGACGAGCGCTACGACCGCGCCGACGAGTTCATGGACGTCGCGTACGCGCTCTGGGAGCACTCCTGGGACGACGACGCCGTCCGCAGAGACCGGGAGAACGCAACCTACGCGGACCCCGAGAGGGTCCACGCTGTCGACCACGAGGGCGAGCACTTCGACGTGCCCGGCCCCCACGGGGCCGAGCCGTCGCCCCAGCGCACGCCCGTCCTCTACCAGGCTGGCTCCTCCGACCGCGGCCGCGAGTTCGCCGCGAAGCACGCCGAGGCGGTGTTCGTCAGCCAGCCCTCCGCGGACGCCGTCCGCGACTACGTCGACGACCTCCGCGAACGCGCGACTGCCCACGGTCGCGACCCCGAGGACCTCGCGTTCTTCCCCGGCATCGTCCCCATCGTCGGCGAGACGGCGGCGATCGCCGAGGCGAAACACGACGCCTACCGCGACGCAATCGACACGGAGGGCGTGCTCGCGCTCCTGTCCGGGTTCGTCGACGTGGACCTCTCGGCACTCGACGCTGACCAGAAGCTTGAGCACATCGAGACGGAGGCCATCCAGGGCGTCGTCAACGCGTTCACCGCGAACGACGACCGCGACTGGACCGTCCGCGAGGTCGCGGAGTTCGCCGGCCTCGGTACGACGTCGCCGGTCGTCGTCGGGACGCCCGAGCAGGTCGCCGACGAGTTCGAGCAGTGGTTCGACGAGGTGGGAGTCGACGGCTTCAACGTCAAGGAGGTCGCCCGCCCGGGCAGCCTCCGGGACTTCGTCGACCTCGTCGTCCCCGAGTTGCGCGAACGCGACCTGCTGGCCGACTCGCCCGCGGGGGAGACGCTGCGGGAGCGGACGTTCGGTCGGCGCGGCCTCCCCGGGGGCCACCCCGGGCGCGAGTAG